A region from the Benincasa hispida cultivar B227 chromosome 12, ASM972705v1, whole genome shotgun sequence genome encodes:
- the LOC120092464 gene encoding uncharacterized protein LOC120092464, with the protein MALFTTSLTNKVWKAMLVGSRIQGKRRLASSTTAPAANNIQKASSSSSSSSSSKGGSSSSEYMKGEYAPIYIVVGMVAVAVSIGTHTAKQQLLHSPVVNFSKKKRESIPEVDDPDTIINSANKFINKSFLRKVAHIQEDTKTLPDPVHPNPFTRPRNAETLKTAGVDPTRR; encoded by the exons ATGGCTTTATTCACAACCTCTCTAACG AACAAGGTGTGGAAAGCAATGCTTGTTGGAAGTAGGATCCAAGGGAAGCGTCGTTTGGCGTCGTCCACTACAGCCCCAGCGGCCAATAATATTCAaaaggcttcttcttcttcttcttcttcctcttcttctaa GGGCGGTTCTAGTTCGAGCGAGTACATGAAAGGTGAGTATGCCCCAATCTACATTGTGGTGGGGATGGTGGCGGTGGCTGTATCCATTGGAACCCACACTGCGAAGCAGCAGCTGCTACATTCGCCGGTGGTTAACTTTAGCAAGAAGAAGAGGGAAAGCATTCCGGAGGTCGACGACCCCGACACCATTATTAATTCCGCCAACAAATTTATCAACAAATCCTTTCTTAGGAAAGTTGCTCACATTCAGGAAGACACCAAGACCCTACCCGATCCCGTTCACCCCAACCCATTTACCCG GCCGCGCAATGCGGAAACTCTGAAGACGGCTGGAGTGGATCCTACCCGACGTTGA